A stretch of Linepithema humile isolate Giens D197 chromosome 3, Lhum_UNIL_v1.0, whole genome shotgun sequence DNA encodes these proteins:
- the LOC105676288 gene encoding putative gustatory receptor 28a isoform X2, whose amino-acid sequence MIKSIQTVLSPLLIISYISGLSIIEFPINSPHPWFGILYVLIFWSVYYFLLSTTVLLHFVNKPHYIEYYICLGLDLFTILVSVVFGIYHDKKFKNCLKKLNIVDDTFLKLGTTSNYQKLRTRTIRLVSGWCIVVILANCGATIGITTEYDIDIATAIYIIFMRNYCSHINAISDLTIASILGYIKLKFEQINEHVWNFANNNKHEIKQTCKNPVLHSHQCRLSKISSDKYIMWIIIHLHLELCKISREVDSIFGVQMTFKMGCYFAWLALDIREIFSIILINNYTKRNKILYTFVILSWFSHNVLKLFFINYICEIVSTKANTTGSLINRISYFIYDAEVRENVSQLLLQMTHAPLKFCGMGFFQFGYKFLHGFCTSVATVLVLLIQAHINK is encoded by the exons ATGATCAAAAGCATTCAGACAGTTTTATCGccactattaataatcagTTACATATCGGGCTTAAGTATTATTGAATTTCCTATAAACTCCCCTCACCCATGGTTTGGTATTTTAtacgtattaatattttggtCAGTTTATTACTTTCTTTTGAGCACCACAGTACTGttacattttgttaataaaccccattatattgaatattatatttgcctCGGATTGGacctttttacaatattagtGTCAGTTGTATTTGGAATATATCATGATAAG aaatttaaaaactgtttaaaaaagcTTAATATTGTGGATGACACATTCCTAAAGCTTGGAACAACATCAAATTATCAGAAGCTACGTACGAGAACAATACGGCTCGTCTCAGGATGGTGTATAGTAGTCATATTAGCAAACTGTGGGGCGACAATCGGGATAACAACTGAATATGACATTGATATTGCAACAGCTATCTATATTATCTTTATGCGAAATTATTGCTCTCATATTAATGCTATCAGCGACCTGACTATCGCGAGTATTCTTGG atatataaaattgaagtttGAGCAAATCAACGAACACGTTtggaattttgcaaataataataaacatgaaATAAAACAGACTTGCAAAAATCCAGTATTACATTCACACCAATGCAGACTTTCGAAAATTTCGAGtgacaaatatataatgtggATTATAAT ACATCTTCACTTggaattatgtaaaatatctcGTGAGGTAGATTCAATATTCGGAGTACAAATGACATTCAAAATGGGATGCTACTTTGCTTGGTTAGCGTTGGACATACGTGAAATTTTCAGCATAATCCTCATCAACAATTATACcaaaaggaataaaatattatacactttCGTCATTCTATCTTGGTTTTCtcataatgttttaaaactcttcttcattaattatatatgcgaGATAGTCAGCACCAAG GCAAATACAACAGgaagtttaataaatagaatatcatattttatttatgatgcCGAAGTTCGTGAAAAT GTCTCGCAACTTCTCTTGCAAATGACTCACGCGCCACTCAAATTTTGTGGAATGGGCTTCTTCCAATTTGGCTACAAATTTCTCCACGGg tTCTGTACCTCTGTTGCGActgttttagttttattaatacaagcgcacataaataagtaa
- the LOC105676288 gene encoding uncharacterized protein isoform X1, whose translation MIKSIQTVLSPLLIISYISGLSIIEFPINSPHPWFGILYVLIFWSVYYFLLSTTVLLHFVNKPHYIEYYICLGLDLFTILVSVVFGIYHDKKFKNCLKKLNIVDDTFLKLGTTSNYQKLRTRTIRLVSGWCIVVILANCGATIGITTEYDIDIATAIYIIFMRNYCSHINAISDLTIASILGYIKLKFEQINEHVWNFANNNKHEIKQTCKNPVLHSHQCRLSKISSDKYIMWIIIHLHLELCKISREVDSIFGVQMTFKMGCYFAWLALDIREIFSIILINNYTKRNKILYTFVILSWFSHNVLKLFFINYICEIVSTKANTTGSLINRISYFIYDAEVRENVSLNINVININIKFHFSKNFKQRMLNKFPRKNSIIWSDVNIYYIISYLRSDNM comes from the exons ATGATCAAAAGCATTCAGACAGTTTTATCGccactattaataatcagTTACATATCGGGCTTAAGTATTATTGAATTTCCTATAAACTCCCCTCACCCATGGTTTGGTATTTTAtacgtattaatattttggtCAGTTTATTACTTTCTTTTGAGCACCACAGTACTGttacattttgttaataaaccccattatattgaatattatatttgcctCGGATTGGacctttttacaatattagtGTCAGTTGTATTTGGAATATATCATGATAAG aaatttaaaaactgtttaaaaaagcTTAATATTGTGGATGACACATTCCTAAAGCTTGGAACAACATCAAATTATCAGAAGCTACGTACGAGAACAATACGGCTCGTCTCAGGATGGTGTATAGTAGTCATATTAGCAAACTGTGGGGCGACAATCGGGATAACAACTGAATATGACATTGATATTGCAACAGCTATCTATATTATCTTTATGCGAAATTATTGCTCTCATATTAATGCTATCAGCGACCTGACTATCGCGAGTATTCTTGG atatataaaattgaagtttGAGCAAATCAACGAACACGTTtggaattttgcaaataataataaacatgaaATAAAACAGACTTGCAAAAATCCAGTATTACATTCACACCAATGCAGACTTTCGAAAATTTCGAGtgacaaatatataatgtggATTATAAT ACATCTTCACTTggaattatgtaaaatatctcGTGAGGTAGATTCAATATTCGGAGTACAAATGACATTCAAAATGGGATGCTACTTTGCTTGGTTAGCGTTGGACATACGTGAAATTTTCAGCATAATCCTCATCAACAATTATACcaaaaggaataaaatattatacactttCGTCATTCTATCTTGGTTTTCtcataatgttttaaaactcttcttcattaattatatatgcgaGATAGTCAGCACCAAG GCAAATACAACAGgaagtttaataaatagaatatcatattttatttatgatgcCGAAGTTCGTGAAAATGTAAgtcttaatattaatgttattaatataaatattaaatttcattttagcaaaaattttaaacaacgtATGTTAAATAAGTTCCCgagaaaaaatagtataatatggtcagatgtaaatatatattatataattagttatctaagatctgataacatgtaa
- the LOC136998398 gene encoding uncharacterized protein has protein sequence MIDGTLEKLGITTDYRNLQLRIILLVLGWSAIIVLITSQEARYLKAHYDDYDTITSICIPFLSNYCSYMNFINDLIVASILGYIGLKFDQINRYLDSLTKDNKRERKRALENPLLSHQWPILFPKTARSGCMTWIVFHLHSELRKVFREVDSIFGIRMTLEMGCYFAFITLDFQEFFNVMFINNYTGNKIVYIVLVLFWICQSIFRLFFINYTCERVSIKANSTGRFINKLSHTNYDGLIHENITQFVLQIVQTPLKFCGLGLFQFGFKFLYEFFASVATVLVILIQSHTNVDTPKNINTNIYNE, from the exons ATGATCGACGGTACATTGGAAAAACTCGGAATAACAACGGATTATCGCAACTTACAATTGAGAATAATATTACTTGTCTTAGGATGGTCCGCAATAATCGTATTGATAACTAGTCAAGAAGCTCGATATTTGAAAGCGCACTATGATGATTATGATACTATAACAAGTATCTGTATTCCATTTTTATCCAATTATTGCTCATATATGAACTTTATCAACGATCTAATTGTTGCGAGCATTCTTGG ATACATAGGATTGAAGTTTGATCAAATCAATAGATATCTTGACAGTTTAACAAAAGACAACAAACGTGAAAGAAAACGGGCTCTAGAAAATCCCTTGCTTTCACATCAATGGCCAATCTTATTTCCAAAAACTGCGAGAAGCGGGTGTATGACATGGATTGTATT TCACCTACATTCCGAGTTACGCAAAGTGTTTCGTGAAGTAGACTCGATATTCGGTATACGGATGACTTTAGAAATGGGATGTTATTTCGCTTTCATAACGCTggattttcaagaatttttcaaCGTAATGTTTATCAACAATTATACaggaaataaaatagtttatattgTCCTAGTCTTATTCTGGATTTGTCAAAGCATCTTCAGACTtttcttcattaattacaCGTGTGAGAGAGTTAGCATCAAG GCAAACTCAACAGgacgttttataaataaattatcacatACTAATTATGATGGTCTAATTCATGAAAAC ATTACACAGTTTGTATTGCAAATTGTTCAAACGCCACTCAAATTTTGCGGCCTTGGACTTTTCCAGTTTGgctttaaatttctttacgaG tTCTTTGCTTCTGTTGCAACTGttttagttatattaatacagAGTCACACAAACGTAGACAcaccaaaaaatattaatacaaatatatacaatgaataa
- the LOC136998397 gene encoding uncharacterized protein: MAKSIRPILSPLLSISYMCGLRIIEFPAGNPRIWFSFLYILLLWPAYCFTMINKLLSYICNDSFEYRIYIFLNTLMTLLSMLLAIYHDKKFRNCLKKLAIVDDTLEKIGIMTNYQELSKKITRIVLGWSVIALLLNCSDYIRWRDYYDVLTSICLTFMMNFCSHVNIINDLIFASILGYIGLKFDHINEHLHKLTTETKRASGSLVLHQRGLLNVPTSKYITWIIIHLHLELHRISLEINSIFEVEMTFKMVCYFGIIAEFLRQFFSTLFIRHYVAEKAILITIIVIFWLAWYIVRLFIINYICEKVSAKANATGDFINRISHFTCNVEIRENILQFFFQITQAPLRFHGFQHGFQFGSKFFYRYFESILALIILLIQADRFKHVLKNY, from the exons ATGGCAAAAAGTATTCGACCTATTTTATCGCCGTTGTTGTCAATCAGTTATATGTGCGGTTTAAGAATTATAGAATTTCCCGCAGGGAATCCAAGAATTTGGTTTAGTTTCCTTTACATTCTGTTACTGTGGCCGGCTTATTGCTTTACCatgataaacaaattattgtccTATATATGTAATGATTCCTTCGAATatagaatttacattttcctAAACACTTTGATGACTCTGTTATCAATGCTTCTTGCAATATATCATGATAAG aaatttagaaactGTCTAAAAAAGCTCGCTATCGTGGATGACACACTGGAAAAAATCGGAATAATGACGAACTATCAAGAactaagtaaaaaaataacacgcaTCGTCCTAGGATGGTCCGTGATAGCCTTATTACTAAACTGTAGCGATTACATACGGTGGCGAGATTATTATGACGTTTTAACATCGATCTGTTTAACGTTTATGATGAACTTTTGTTCTCATGTCAATATTATCAACGATCTGATTTTTGCGAGTATTCTTGG ATATATAGGATTGAAATTCGATCATATCAATGAACATCTTCACAAATTGACGACAGAAACAAAACGAGCTTCGGGAAGTCTCGTGTTGCATCAACGCGGACTTCTGAATGTTCCAACcagtaaatatataacatgGATCATTAT ACATCTTCATTTAGAATTGCATAGAATTTCTCTTGAAATAAACTCAATATTCGAAGTAGAAATGACTTTCAAGATGGTATGCTATTTTGGTATTATAGCGGAGTTTCTCCGTCAATTTTTTAGTACTCTTTTCATCAGACATTATGTCGCTGAAAAAGCAATCTTAATCACCATCATAGTCATATTTTGGCTTGCTTGGTACATCGTCAGACTTTTCATAATCAATTATATCTGCGAGAAAGTTAGCGCCAAG gcAAATGCAACGggagattttataaatagaatatcgCATTTTACTTGCAATGTCGAAATACGTGAAAAt atcttacaatttttttttcaaataacacaAGCACCATTAAGATTTCATGGATTTCAACATGGATTTCAGTTTGGatctaaattcttttatagG tattttgaatCTATTCTGGcccttataattttattgatacaaGCGGATAGATTCAAGcacgtattaaaaaattattaa
- the LOC105676290 gene encoding E3 SUMO-protein ligase RanBP2-like isoform X1: MNNKKRKKSRRARIVSKIDNKPPYFNVAIHLKPFHLQQHAIRIKEIDKMNMKLLQKMNRIHRLGGNVDCWAPDIKYKTNFKNEACINNIIMWENTRILQKIRRAKSQYPTHAFLKDWKSVHETVKYPARDVSAIERLSTTLEVQKQLVEQTRTICFFDIGVERNNLKLGRIVFELYDGIVPQTCKNFAAFCRGVNGLSYKYTPFHRIVPGYWCQGGDVTKFDGTGGTSIYGDSFDKENFNLRHAGPGILSTCDNNDGKNDSKFNLTFKRLQTVNGDKVVFGQVIDGMANIHKIEEFGTKTGKPIKSVIVLNCGVLSTKCPRKKLSKPQT; encoded by the exons atgaataataaaaagcgTAAGAAATCTCGTCGTGCCCGCATTGTATCAAAAATCGATAACAAACCTCCGTATTTCAATGTCGCTATCCATCTGAAACCATTTCATTTGCAACAACATGCCATACGAATTAAAGAAATAGACAAAATGAATATGAAACTGTTGCAGAAAATGAACAGAATTCATCGATTAGGG GGAAACGTAGATTGTTGGGCGCCtgatatcaaatataaaacaaattttaaaaatgaagcttgcataaataatatcattatgtGGGAAAATACAAGAATATTGCAGAAAATCCGTCGAGCAAAAAGTCAATATCCTACTCATGCGTTTTTGAAAGATTGGAAAAGTGTACACGAGACGGTGAAATATCCTGCAAG AGATGTTTCAGCGATTGAAAGACTGTCCACTACATTAGAAGTACAAAAGCAATTAGTTGAACAAACTCGAACAATATGTTTCTTTGATATTGGAGTTGAAAGAAATAATCTGAAATTAGGGCGTATAGTATTTGAACTTTACGATGGTATCGTGCCGCAAACCTGCAAGAATTTCGCAGCTTTCTGCCGTGGAGTAAATGGATTGTCATataa ATACACTCCGTTTCACCGTATTGTTCCTGGCTACTGGTGCCAAGGAGGAGATGTTACAAAGTTTGATGGTACCGGTGGTACCTCTATATACGGTGACTCATTCGATAaagaaaactttaatttgCGTCACGCAGGGCCTGGCATCCTGTCTACGTGCGACAATAATGACGGCAAAAACGATTCCAAGTTTAATCTCACGTTTAAACGCTTGCAAACCGTAAACGGAGATAAGGTTGTTTTCGGCCAAGTGATCGACGGAATGGCGAACATTCACAAG ATCGAGGAATTTGGTACGAAGACCGGAAAGCCAATAAAATCGGTGATTGTGTTAAACTGTGGAGTTCTGTCGACGAAATGTCCGCGTAAAAAGCTATCCAAGCCTCAAACATGA
- the LOC105676290 gene encoding E3 SUMO-protein ligase RanBP2-like isoform X2 codes for MNNKKRKKSRRARIVSKIDNKPPYFNVAIHLKPFHLQQHAIRIKEIDKMNMKLLQKMNRIHRLGGNVDCWAPDIKYKTNFKNEACINNIIMWENTRILQKIRRAKSQYPTHAFLKDWKSVHETVKYPARDVSAIERLSTTLEVQKQLVEQTRTICFFDIGVERNNLKLGRIVFELYDGIVPQTCKNFAAFCRGVNGLSYKYTPFHRIVPGYWCQGGDVTKFDGTGGTSIYGDSFDKENFNLRHAGPGILSTCDNNDGKNDSKFNLTFKRLQTVNGDKVVFGQVIDGMANIHKPHYACDVLVFYDSERFAAYCQVQTTTTY; via the exons atgaataataaaaagcgTAAGAAATCTCGTCGTGCCCGCATTGTATCAAAAATCGATAACAAACCTCCGTATTTCAATGTCGCTATCCATCTGAAACCATTTCATTTGCAACAACATGCCATACGAATTAAAGAAATAGACAAAATGAATATGAAACTGTTGCAGAAAATGAACAGAATTCATCGATTAGGG GGAAACGTAGATTGTTGGGCGCCtgatatcaaatataaaacaaattttaaaaatgaagcttgcataaataatatcattatgtGGGAAAATACAAGAATATTGCAGAAAATCCGTCGAGCAAAAAGTCAATATCCTACTCATGCGTTTTTGAAAGATTGGAAAAGTGTACACGAGACGGTGAAATATCCTGCAAG AGATGTTTCAGCGATTGAAAGACTGTCCACTACATTAGAAGTACAAAAGCAATTAGTTGAACAAACTCGAACAATATGTTTCTTTGATATTGGAGTTGAAAGAAATAATCTGAAATTAGGGCGTATAGTATTTGAACTTTACGATGGTATCGTGCCGCAAACCTGCAAGAATTTCGCAGCTTTCTGCCGTGGAGTAAATGGATTGTCATataa ATACACTCCGTTTCACCGTATTGTTCCTGGCTACTGGTGCCAAGGAGGAGATGTTACAAAGTTTGATGGTACCGGTGGTACCTCTATATACGGTGACTCATTCGATAaagaaaactttaatttgCGTCACGCAGGGCCTGGCATCCTGTCTACGTGCGACAATAATGACGGCAAAAACGATTCCAAGTTTAATCTCACGTTTAAACGCTTGCAAACCGTAAACGGAGATAAGGTTGTTTTCGGCCAAGTGATCGACGGAATGGCGAACATTCACAAG CCGCATTATGCGTGCGACGTGCTGGTCTTTTATGATTCTGAAAGATTTGCTGCTTATTGCCAAGTACAAACAACAACCACATATTAA